From Drosophila nasuta strain 15112-1781.00 chromosome X, ASM2355853v1, whole genome shotgun sequence, one genomic window encodes:
- the LOC132795172 gene encoding translocating chain-associated membrane protein 1 encodes MAIKPGLGRKTTNKNPPILSHEFVIQNHADIISCIAMVFVVGLMNESTASFASAFISLHHNVSGEEASRELPYGKPYTYAAGIKDYCAIFFYTLTCIIMHAIIQEFVLDKISKKLHLSKFKLARFNESGQLVTFYLLSFVWGVHVALREGYLGQVAQLWDGYPTAHAMSFLHKFYFIIQLSYYLHMLPELYFQKVRAKEEQQPKIIHSISGFTLIVLAYTLSFQRLAIVLLTLHYFSELLAHIFQLIGVFDREERLARVRIVNSAVFVLVRFATSVIGVLTLHYGIGASGSSYKLRALLALVALIALQGYFVFSFITEQLRAKREAKREAKLLAAQTKKAKAPNKEKVKRKKESDLPEADQASPVKQKLK; translated from the coding sequence ATGGCCATCAAACCCGGACTTGGTCGCAAGACGACCAACAAAAATCCACCGATACTGAGCCACGAGTTCGTCATACAAAACCATGCCGACATCATCTCCTGCATCGCCATGGTCTTTGTCGTTGGCCTGATGAACGAATCGACGGCCTCATTTGCCAGCGCCTTCATCTCGCTGCACCACAACGTCAGCGGCGAGGAGGCGTCCCGTGAGCTGCCCTACGGCAAGCCGTATACGTATGCGGCCGGAATTAAGGATTACTGTGCAATCTTCTTCTATACGCTGACCTGCATCATTATGCATGCCATCATCCAGGAGTTTGTGCTCGACAAGATTAGCAAGAAATTGCATCTATCGAAATTCAAGCTGGCTCGCTTCAACGAATCCGGCCAACTGGTGACCTTCTATCTGCTGTCCTTCGTCTGGGGCGTTCATGTGGCGTTGCGCGAAGGTTATCTGGGTCAGGTGGCCCAACTCTGGGATGGCTATCCGACGGCGCATGCGATGAGCTTCCTGCACAAATTCTACTTCATCATCCAGCTGTCGTACTATCTGCATATGCTGCCCGAACTCTACTTCCAGAAGGTGCGCGCCAAGGAGGAGCAACAGCCCAAGATCATACATTCCATTAGCGGATTCACGCTCATCGTTTTGGCCTACACGCTCAGCTTCCAACGCTTGGCCATTGTGCTGTTGACGCTGCACTATTTCAGCGAACTGCTCGCCCACATCTTCCAGCTGATCGGTGTGTTCGATCGCGAGGAGCGTTTGGCTCGCGTTCGCATCGTGAACAGCGCCGTGTTTGTGCTGGTGCGTTTTGCCACCTCGGTGATTGGTGTGCTCACGTTGCACTATGGCATCGGCGCCTCTGGCAGCAGCTACAAGTTGCGTGCTCTGCTTGCGTTGGTCGCCTTGATTGCCCTGCAGGGATACTTTGTGTTCTCGTTCATCACCGAGCAGTTGAGGGCGAAGCGTGAGGCGAAGCGAGAGGCCAAACTGTTGGCGGCACAGACGAAGAAGGCGAAGGCGCCCAACAAGGAGAAGGTGAAGCGCAAGAAGGAGAGCGATCTGCCCGAGGCGGATCAGGCCAGTCCTGTCAAGCAGAAGCTCAAGTAG
- the LOC132795170 gene encoding putative uncharacterized protein DDB_G0282129: protein MYKTIRHGENSLQYTILPQNDDFRIEGKQNRLAASSSSSASSSAAAGAGAASASASSSSSSSSANCHKRNAGAPRKRRTFFAYLGLIFVCTVIIGAVLIPFLVSAECLPSPTEWFLKTKAAFTHSDRQQQQQHGTATTVAAVASPLGAAMLGQNVGKSVQIVNRNGVEQFILKVNKTMPSNVSNISATTPPAAEAAVATTSSSTTTTTTSTTTTTTSTTAATTTLATEQAAAAAMAAVASTPATITTVATAAPPSLRHLPATITTRIIQVPLLKSAAKKPIMPPVLAKTQSNSQQQQQQQQQQQQQQQLQQQQQQQPTSNTDVAQNKSNNAWMNTHWAYIDPSTYVQWSGYKAEDSVLLPALLGFALIGMILIITVCLVARNKRTIVSSVRKRNRNDIEEQGAEDNATLLTTTNLSDDD from the exons atgtacaaaacgatACGACATGGCGAGAACAGTTTGCAATACACGATATTGCCGCAGAACGATGATTTTCGCATCGAAGGCAAGCAGAATCGCCTGGCAGCGTCCTCGTCATCCTCAGCTTCATCCTCGGCAGCAGcgggagcaggagcagcatcCGCTTCagcgtcatcgtcgtcgtcatcgtcgtccgCCAATTGCCACAAACGGAACGCTGGAGCGCCACGCAAACGTCGCACATTCTTTGCCTATTTGGGCTTGATCTTTGTGTGCACCGTCATCATTGGCGCCGTGCTCATACCGTTCCTTGTCTCGGCCGAGTGTTTGCCCAGTCCCACAGAATGGTTCCTCAAAACGAAGGCAGCGTTCACGCACAGCgacaggcaacagcagcagcaacatggcACAGCAACCACAGTTGCAGCTGTGGCCTCCCCATTGGGTGCTGCAATGCTTGGCCAGAATGTGGGTAAATCCGTGCAGATTGTGAATCGCAATGGTGTCGAGCAGTTCATTCTGAAAGTCAACAAGACCATGCCGAGCAACGTCAGCAACATCTCGGCAACAACACCACCAGCAGCCGAAGCTGCTGTGGCAACAACCTCTTCGAGCACAACAACCACtacaacatcgacaacaacaacaacaacaagcaccacagcagcaacaacaacattggcaACGGAACaggctgctgcagctgcaatgGCTGCTGTGGCAAGCACACCAGCAACGATAACAACAGTTGCCACCGCTGCCCCACCATCGCTGCGTCACTTGCCCGCCACAATTACCACGCGCATCATTCAAGTCCCGCTGCTCAAGTCGGCGGCCAAGAAGCCCATAATGCCGCCCGTGCTTGCCAAGACGCAGAGCAActcccagcaacagcagcagcaacaacaacaacagcagcagcagcagcagttgcaacaacagcaacaacaacagcctaCTAGCAACACGGATGTGGCACAGAATAAGAGCAATAATGCTTGGATGAACACGCATTGGGCATATATTGATCCATCCACCTATGTCCAGTGGTCG GGCTACAAGGCTGAGGATAGCGTGCTGTTGCCCGCCCTGCTTGGATTTGCACTTATTGGCATGATTCTAATTATAACGGTCTGCCTCGTGGCACGCAACAAGCGCACCATCGTCTCCTCGGTGCGCAAGCGAAATCGTAAC GATATCGAGGAGCAGGGTGCCGAGGATAATGCCACACTcctcacaacaacaaatctgTCCGACGATGATTAA